The following proteins come from a genomic window of Prionailurus viverrinus isolate Anna chromosome D1, UM_Priviv_1.0, whole genome shotgun sequence:
- the LOC125176604 gene encoding elongation factor 1-alpha, oocyte form-like has product MGKEKTHVNIVVIGHVDSGKSTTTGHLIYKCGGIDKRTIEKFEKEAAEMGKGSFKYAWVLDKLKAERERGITIDISLWKFETNKFYITIIDAPGHRDFIKNMITGTSQADCAVLIVAGGVGEFEAGISKNGQTREHALLAYTLGVKQLIVAVNKMDSTEPAYSATRFQEITKEVSAYIKKIGYNPATVAFVPISGWHGDNMLEPSGNMPWFKGWKVERKEGNATGVTLLEALDAILPPTRPVNKPLRLPLQDVYKIGGIGTVPVGRVETGFLKPGMVVTFAPTNLTTEVKSVEMHHEALSEALPGDNVGFNVKNVSVKDIRRGYVAGDSKNDPPMEAASFVAQVIILNHPGQIHAGYTPVLDCHTVHVSCKFAELKEKIDRRSGKKLEDNPKALKSGDAAIVQMVPSKAMCVETFSEYPPLGRFAVRDMRQTVAVGVIKAVDKKSSAGKVTKSAAKASKK; this is encoded by the exons ATGGGCAAAGAGAAGACCCATGTCAATATTGTTGTCATCGGCCACGTGGACTCTGGCAAGTCCACCACTACCGGGCACCTCATCTACAAGTGTGGGGGTATCGATAAGAGAACCATCGAGAAGTTCGAGAAGGAGGCAGCTGAG atgGGCAAGGGCTCCTTCAAATATGCTTGGGTGCTGGACAAGCTGAAGGCGGAGAGAGAGCGTGGCATCACCATCGACATCTCCCTGTGGAAGTTTGAGACTAACAAGTTCTACATCACCATCATCGATGCCCCAGGCCACAGGGACTTCATCAAGAACATGATAACTGGCACATCCCAG GCCGACTGCGCCGTGCTCATCGTGGCGGGCGGCGTGGGCGAGTTTGAAGCTGGCATCTCCAAGAACGGACAGACCCGCGAGCACGCGCTGCTGGCCTACACGCTGGGCGTGAAGCAGCTCATCGTGGCGGTCAACAAGATGGACTCCACCGAGCCCGCCTACAGCGCCACACGCTTCCAGGAGATCACCAAGGAAGTGAGCGCCTACATCAAGAAGATCGGCTACAACCCAGCCACCGTGGCCTTCGTGCCCATCTCCGGCTGGCACGGCGACAACATGCTGGAGCCCAGCGGCAAC ATGCCCTGGTTCAAGGGCTGGAAGGTGGAACGGAAGGAAGGAAATGCCACCGGGGTGACTCTGCTGGAAGCTCTGGATGCCATCCTCCCGCCCACTCGCCCAGTCAACAAGCCCCTGAGGCTCCCTCTGCAGGACGTGTACAAGATTGGAG GCATTGGCACTGTGCCTGTGGGCCGTGTAGAGACCGGCTTCCTGAAACCTGGGATGGTGGTCACCTTTGCCCCCACAAACCTCACCACAGAGGTCAAGTCTGTGGAGATGCATCATGAGGCCCTGTCTGAGGCCCTGCCCGGTGACAACGTGGGCTTCAACGTGAAGAATGTGTCCGTAAAGGATATACGCCGTGGATATGTGGCTGGAGACAGCAAAAATGATCCCCCCATGGAGGCTGCCAGCTTTGTGGCACAG GTGATTATCTTGAATCACCCCGGGCAGATCCATGCTGGCTATACCCCAGTGCTGGACTGCCATACAGTTCACGTCTCCTGCAAGTTTGCTGAACTGAAGGAAAAGATTGACCGGCGCTCAGGCAAGAAGCTCGAGGACAACCCCAAGGCCCTGAAGTCGGGTGACGCAGCCATTGTTCAGATGGTCCCCAGCAAGGCTATGTGCGTGGAGACCTTCTCAGAGTACCCACCTCTAG GCCGTTTTGCCGTGCGGGACATGAGACAAACAGTGGCCGTGGGAGTTATTAAGGCTGTGGATAAGAAGTCATCTGCTGGCAAGGTCACCAAGTCAGCGGCAAAGGCCAGCAAGAAGTGA